The DNA region TGAGTGCAAGTTCAAACGCACCTTGTGCTCCGCCCAAGCCCATGGCGGCAATGCCCAGCCGGCCGCTGTCTAAGGTTGCTAGCATTTGCTTGAAGCCTGCTCCGCGTGCACCAAGCAAATTCGCTTCGGGCACTTGCACATTGTCGAAATAAAGTTCCGCCGTGTTTGATGCACGCCACACCAACTTGCCGTGCATTTCTTTTGCGGTGAAACCGGGCGTTCCCTTTTCCACAATAATGCACGAAAGCTCAGGTTTTCCTTTTGCGTCTTTTCCCGTTACGGCTTGAACGGTAACACCTGCGCACATTTCATTTGCAGCGTTGGTGATAAAAATTTTGGAACCGTTTATCGTCCACATTCCATTTTTCAATTCGGCTGTAGTCTGCGTTCCAGCTGCATCAGAGCCGGCGTTTGGTTCGGTGAGACCAAAGCCCCAAAGTGCAGTGCCTGCTAAAAGTGTTGGCAAATAATTTTGCTTTTGCGCTTCGGTTCCAAATGCAGCAATGGGCCCAATGCCCAAAGAATTTTCTGCCGCCACCGTTGCAGCATGCGATGCATCTACACGTGAGAGCTCTTCAATCACCATCACATACGAAAGATAGTCTAAGCCTTGGCCACCATCTTTTTCAGGAACCGTCATTCCAAACAAACCGAGCTCGCCCATTTTTTTGGTAATGTCTAACGAGAAGGTTTCGGTTTTGTCCAGCTCTTCAATGCGCGGTGCAATTTCACTTTCGGCAAA from Deltaproteobacteria bacterium CG11_big_fil_rev_8_21_14_0_20_42_23 includes:
- a CDS encoding acyl-CoA dehydrogenase; translated protein: MNFEISQEQEMLKKMVRDFAESEIAPRIEELDKTETFSLDITKKMGELGLFGMTVPEKDGGQGLDYLSYVMVIEELSRVDASHAATVAAENSLGIGPIAAFGTEAQKQNYLPTLLAGTALWGFGLTEPNAGSDAAGTQTTAELKNGMWTINGSKIFITNAANEMCAGVTVQAVTGKDAKGKPELSCIIVEKGTPGFTAKEMHGKLVWRASNTAELYFDNVQVPEANLLGARGAGFKQMLATLDSGRLGIAAMGLGGAQGAFELALKYVKEREQFGKAIGSFQVNAFKLADCAMEIEAARSLLYKAAWLKDNGKPFKKEASMAKLYCSEVMYRVVNHAVQLHGGYGLMEEYKVARFYRDQKLLEIGEGTSEIQRTVIARELGCL